A genomic region of Desulfosarcina ovata subsp. ovata contains the following coding sequences:
- the fliE gene encoding flagellar hook-basal body complex protein FliE, whose amino-acid sequence MNDLTITNLQSLLPQLETSASQSKATSSAPFSSYVKQMLKETNQKMLDSDQAIEDLTTGKNTDIHNTMIAMQKAEISFELVMQIRNKLIDAYDEIKRMSI is encoded by the coding sequence ATGAATGACCTGACCATTACCAATTTACAATCCCTCCTGCCGCAATTGGAAACGTCTGCCAGCCAGAGCAAGGCGACATCGTCCGCGCCTTTCAGCAGTTATGTCAAGCAGATGCTAAAGGAGACCAATCAGAAAATGCTTGACTCGGATCAGGCCATCGAAGATCTGACGACCGGAAAAAATACGGATATTCATAATACCATGATTGCCATGCAGAAGGCTGAGATTTCTTTTGAACTGGTTATGCAGATCAGAAATAAGCTCATCGATGCCTATGATGAAATAAAAAGAATGTCCATATAA
- the fliJ gene encoding flagellar export protein FliJ, whose protein sequence is MYTFRLQAVLDHRQFVEDNLKKELAEIRQQAMAAEKTLEQMENKEQFTAEALRNEQVSGLASDHVTAYHSYLRRLSDRIVAQKTLIVTIENRISRKQDEVLEAMKKRQILEKLKDQGLDRYNQTLVRKETNFIDEIAVNQYARKALNRHGKND, encoded by the coding sequence ATGTACACATTCAGGCTGCAAGCCGTTCTCGATCACCGCCAATTTGTAGAAGATAATTTGAAAAAAGAACTCGCCGAGATTCGTCAACAAGCCATGGCGGCTGAAAAGACGTTGGAGCAAATGGAAAATAAAGAGCAGTTTACTGCTGAAGCATTGAGAAATGAACAGGTCAGCGGCCTTGCCAGTGACCATGTGACTGCCTACCACAGCTACCTAAGGCGACTGTCCGATCGCATCGTGGCACAAAAGACCTTGATCGTTACTATTGAAAACAGGATCAGCCGCAAACAGGATGAGGTTCTCGAGGCCATGAAAAAACGTCAGATTCTGGAAAAGCTCAAAGACCAGGGCCTCGACCGCTACAATCAGACGCTGGTGCGAAAAGAGACGAACTTTATCGATGAAATCGCTGTCAACCAATATGCCCGAAAGGCATTGAACCGTCATGGAAAGAATGACTAA
- the fliF gene encoding flagellar basal-body MS-ring/collar protein FliF, protein MAFFPSILPQQIKLAFKGLSTGKLVAMAILIGGIIAGFAFLLNWSETGNLHPLYSNLAPEDASQIVSRLRERQIPYQLSMDGTGVFIPYEKIYETRLELASEGLPRGDGIGFEVFDETELGMTEFVQNVNYQRALQGELSRTINTLLEVENSRVHIVMPARSLFIEDEEPATASVIVKLRRGKYLNKEQIQGIVHLVSSSVSRLEPEDVTVIDNSGKMLAGFKETSTVSQVTSNQLAFQEKKERILENRVKTMLESVLGQDKAIVRVSCLLNFVQQEKTEELYLPDNSVVRSEQTSTSIVNGAGLTASGVPGLQSNVVPNNSGVSGQKGAKGNQKQQFTKNYEVSKRVNRQIMPVGSIQRLSVAVVVDGSYQQAEEGAEGEQAQYVQRTAEEMAKLESIVKSAVDYDATRGDKIEVVNIPFETQLSPEMAAAPATAGWLETIKTHQELIKYSAAALFFLLSYMIVLKPLARWLTSTPIEEIQMLEQLPQTIKELERRYAEAGTENSYTRQLENVIKENRSGSTRLMKEWLKET, encoded by the coding sequence ATGGCTTTTTTTCCATCTATCTTGCCACAACAGATAAAATTGGCCTTTAAAGGACTTTCCACCGGCAAACTGGTAGCCATGGCCATTTTGATTGGCGGCATCATTGCCGGATTTGCTTTTTTGTTGAATTGGTCCGAGACCGGAAACCTGCATCCGCTTTACAGCAACCTCGCTCCGGAAGACGCTTCCCAGATCGTTTCCCGTTTGCGCGAACGGCAGATCCCTTACCAACTCAGTATGGATGGAACCGGTGTTTTTATCCCATATGAAAAAATATATGAAACCCGGCTGGAACTGGCATCGGAGGGACTGCCGCGGGGAGATGGAATCGGTTTCGAGGTGTTTGACGAAACCGAACTGGGAATGACCGAGTTTGTCCAAAATGTGAATTATCAGCGGGCACTTCAGGGGGAGTTGAGCCGAACCATCAACACGTTGCTTGAGGTGGAGAATTCGAGGGTCCACATTGTTATGCCGGCCCGATCCCTTTTTATTGAAGATGAAGAGCCTGCCACGGCTTCCGTTATTGTAAAATTGCGGCGTGGCAAATATCTGAATAAAGAGCAGATTCAGGGGATCGTCCATTTGGTATCATCGAGTGTCTCACGGCTTGAACCGGAAGATGTTACCGTTATCGACAACAGCGGAAAAATGCTGGCCGGATTCAAGGAGACATCCACTGTCAGCCAGGTAACCTCCAATCAACTTGCTTTCCAGGAGAAGAAAGAGCGGATTCTGGAGAATCGTGTCAAGACCATGCTGGAAAGTGTTCTGGGACAGGACAAGGCCATTGTCCGAGTTTCCTGTCTGCTCAATTTTGTTCAGCAGGAAAAAACCGAGGAATTGTACTTGCCGGATAACTCGGTGGTGCGCAGTGAGCAGACATCCACCTCTATCGTCAACGGTGCTGGCCTTACGGCATCCGGTGTCCCCGGGCTCCAATCCAATGTTGTGCCAAACAATTCAGGCGTGTCCGGTCAAAAGGGGGCGAAAGGCAATCAGAAACAACAGTTTACGAAAAATTATGAGGTGAGTAAGCGGGTCAACCGGCAGATCATGCCCGTTGGCAGTATTCAGCGACTCTCCGTGGCGGTTGTTGTGGACGGGTCATACCAGCAGGCTGAGGAAGGCGCCGAAGGAGAGCAGGCGCAATATGTTCAAAGGACCGCCGAAGAGATGGCCAAACTGGAGAGCATTGTCAAGAGTGCCGTCGATTACGATGCTACCCGGGGAGATAAGATCGAAGTGGTCAACATCCCCTTTGAAACCCAATTGTCACCTGAAATGGCCGCGGCTCCGGCAACCGCTGGCTGGTTGGAAACGATCAAGACGCATCAGGAACTGATAAAATATTCGGCAGCAGCGCTTTTCTTCTTACTTTCATACATGATTGTCCTCAAGCCACTGGCCCGTTGGCTGACCTCGACACCCATCGAAGAGATCCAGATGCTTGAGCAGTTGCCGCAGACGATTAAGGAGCTGGAGCGGCGTTACGCCGAGGCAGGAACAGAGAACAGCTATACCCGGCAGTTGGAAAATGTCATCAAGGAGAACCGCTCCGGTTCAACCCGACTGATGAAAGAGTGGCTTAAGGAGACATGA
- the flgB gene encoding flagellar basal body rod protein FlgB: MDDHAFNLFGGTISTLSRSLDLRARQHELILSNVANADTPNYAPFSINVEKALQEGSSVGTPSALTRTDDNHLSGEPVVDDQSADIDSGEADPLLLRGDRNGVDIDVEMTRLARNSLLYKTATQIVGSKLKGLKNVIKGGTN; encoded by the coding sequence ATGGATGATCATGCATTCAACCTTTTTGGAGGAACCATATCAACGCTGTCCAGGTCGCTGGACCTCAGGGCACGCCAGCATGAGTTGATTCTGAGCAATGTTGCCAATGCGGATACGCCGAATTATGCTCCCTTTTCCATAAACGTCGAAAAAGCACTTCAGGAAGGCTCGTCGGTGGGCACTCCATCGGCATTGACACGGACCGACGATAACCATCTATCCGGAGAGCCTGTGGTTGATGATCAATCCGCTGATATCGATTCCGGTGAAGCGGATCCGCTTTTGCTGAGAGGGGACCGGAACGGTGTCGATATCGATGTTGAAATGACCCGTCTTGCCAGAAACAGCCTGCTTTACAAAACAGCCACCCAGATTGTGGGGTCCAAGTTAAAAGGGCTGAAGAATGTTATCAAGGGAGGAACCAACTAA
- a CDS encoding flagellar hook assembly protein FlgD, whose translation MSVMSVSEVYSQASTSTSSDEDETVMGKDDFLTLLVAQLQNQDPLNPSDSTEFTAQLAQFSSLEQLQNINDALSDFEVYQSTLNNIQSSSFIGKTITASGDTLTVEDGVANDIAFELEESSTSVYIQIYDASGTYVGDIDAGAMAAGQQTVSWDATDDNGTAVDDGVYTFSIMAVDADGNSVTATSYVTGTVTGIDYESGETLLLIGDQEVAISSMIRVEETSTDDNV comes from the coding sequence ATGTCAGTGATGAGCGTATCCGAAGTATACAGTCAGGCCAGCACGAGTACCAGCAGCGATGAAGACGAAACCGTCATGGGCAAGGATGATTTCCTTACCCTCCTGGTGGCCCAGCTTCAGAATCAGGACCCGTTGAATCCATCGGACAGTACGGAATTCACTGCCCAACTGGCCCAGTTCAGCTCGCTTGAACAGTTGCAGAACATCAATGATGCATTGTCCGATTTCGAAGTTTATCAATCCACCTTGAACAACATCCAGTCATCTAGTTTTATTGGTAAAACCATTACCGCTTCCGGTGACACGCTTACTGTTGAAGATGGCGTGGCAAATGATATCGCCTTTGAACTCGAAGAGAGCAGTACCAGTGTTTATATCCAGATTTACGATGCTTCGGGAACATACGTTGGCGATATCGATGCGGGCGCCATGGCGGCCGGTCAACAGACCGTTAGCTGGGATGCAACCGATGACAACGGCACGGCGGTGGACGACGGCGTGTATACCTTTTCCATCATGGCGGTGGATGCGGATGGAAATTCGGTCACTGCAACCTCCTATGTGACCGGAACGGTGACCGGTATTGATTACGAATCCGGCGAAACCTTGCTGCTGATCGGCGACCAGGAAGTTGCCATCTCTTCGATGATCCGTGTTGAAGAGACCAGCACCGATGATAATGTTTAA
- a CDS encoding flagellar hook protein FlgE codes for MIGSLYSGISGLKANTSAMAVIGDNIANVDTTGFKTSRVSFANIFSSTLSQSGLEIGRGVTMNGVNPQWDSGSLENTTSGTDLAVNGTGLFVVTDPSTGSTYYTRAGQFEWDSDGNLVTPDGFVVQGYSIDTDGEIGGLTDIALPNGTSDPSATTELTFGINLNSDAEAGDTFTSSITTYDSLGSEVILDVVFVADGSGGWDWSVDVDPTSATCNTGGHIEFDVEGNLDTTASYYDSDITVDDDSDGDATNDAVSGNPVIAITGLDGADDMSISWSYLDSSGDSDGSITGYASESTKTAQSQDGYPSGSLQSVSVDEDGYFTGIYSNGSMIPFAQIALADFPSYSGLAKMGSNLYAESLSSGQALIGTANTASLGSVSSSTLEMSNVDLATEFVEMITTQRAYQANSKVITTSDEILQELINIKR; via the coding sequence ATGATTGGTTCCTTGTATTCCGGGATTTCGGGGCTGAAAGCAAACACCAGTGCCATGGCCGTTATCGGCGATAACATCGCCAATGTGGACACGACCGGGTTTAAAACGTCCAGGGTGTCTTTCGCCAATATTTTCAGTTCCACCTTAAGTCAGAGCGGTCTTGAGATCGGTCGCGGCGTAACCATGAACGGTGTCAACCCGCAATGGGATTCGGGTTCCCTTGAAAATACCACCAGCGGAACGGACCTTGCCGTAAACGGCACCGGACTTTTCGTCGTTACCGACCCCAGTACCGGCAGTACCTATTATACCCGTGCCGGTCAATTTGAGTGGGATTCCGACGGCAACCTGGTGACCCCCGATGGGTTTGTCGTGCAAGGCTACAGTATTGATACGGACGGAGAGATCGGAGGATTAACGGATATTGCACTGCCGAACGGCACGAGTGACCCCAGTGCAACCACAGAGCTTACCTTCGGTATCAATCTGAACAGTGACGCGGAAGCGGGCGATACATTTACCAGTTCAATCACGACTTATGACTCCCTGGGGTCCGAAGTTATCCTGGATGTCGTCTTTGTGGCAGACGGCAGCGGAGGCTGGGACTGGTCCGTGGATGTGGACCCGACCTCGGCGACCTGTAACACGGGCGGACATATTGAGTTCGACGTCGAGGGCAATCTTGACACCACTGCTTCATACTACGACTCGGATATTACCGTTGACGATGATAGTGACGGCGATGCCACGAACGATGCAGTTTCAGGAAATCCGGTTATCGCCATTACTGGATTGGACGGCGCCGATGACATGAGTATTAGCTGGTCTTATCTGGATTCATCCGGTGACTCCGATGGCAGTATTACCGGCTACGCCTCGGAATCCACCAAGACGGCCCAGAGTCAGGACGGTTATCCTTCCGGCAGCCTCCAGTCGGTCAGTGTGGATGAGGACGGCTATTTCACTGGAATTTATTCCAATGGCTCTATGATTCCCTTTGCCCAGATCGCCCTGGCCGACTTTCCCAGCTATTCGGGGTTGGCCAAGATGGGCAGCAACCTGTATGCTGAGTCGTTATCATCCGGGCAGGCGCTGATCGGTACCGCCAATACCGCCAGCCTGGGATCGGTTTCATCGAGCACGCTTGAGATGTCCAACGTTGATCTGGCCACGGAATTCGTTGAGATGATCACCACCCAGCGTGCCTATCAGGCCAACTCCAAAGTCATCACCACCAGTGACGAGATCCTCCAGGAGCTGATTAATATCAAGCGTTAA
- the flgC gene encoding flagellar basal body rod protein FlgC — protein sequence MSFLDSLSISATGLSAQRLRMNLISSNMANINTTRTESGEPYKRKDAVFETIQADDFQTVLDEQNGTVQGGVQVADIIEDQKPFIEKYDPGHPDADENGYIRLPNVNIVEEMVNMISASRSFEANATAVRNTKDMASAALEIGKS from the coding sequence ATGAGTTTTCTTGACAGCTTGTCCATCAGCGCCACCGGATTGAGCGCCCAGCGCCTCAGAATGAATCTTATTTCGAGCAATATGGCCAACATCAACACCACCCGAACCGAATCGGGTGAGCCGTATAAGCGCAAGGACGCTGTTTTCGAAACCATTCAGGCGGATGACTTCCAGACCGTACTTGATGAGCAAAATGGAACTGTCCAGGGCGGTGTCCAGGTTGCCGACATTATCGAGGATCAGAAACCGTTTATCGAAAAATATGATCCCGGTCATCCGGATGCTGATGAAAACGGTTACATTCGGCTGCCCAATGTCAATATTGTTGAAGAAATGGTGAATATGATTTCGGCCAGCCGAAGCTTTGAGGCCAACGCCACCGCTGTGCGCAATACAAAAGATATGGCCAGTGCTGCACTGGAGATCGGAAAAAGTTGA
- the fliI gene encoding flagellar protein export ATPase FliI: MFNALSLDKYHGIVDSAALIRAGGRIKKIVGMVIETSGPAVQIGCVCDIHTDGGSTCVSAEVMGFREDSVLMMPLEDIRSLGPGCKVVARKEKAQVGVGNAMLGRVIDGLGNPIDGKGPIQIDDAYPVYANPVNPLLRNRITKPLDLGIRAINGLLTIGCGQRMGIFAGSGVGKSVLLGMIARQTSAEVNVIALIGERGRELNEFIQKDLGEEGLKRSVVVVATSDHLPLVRLRGGFIATAIAEYFRDQGRHVNLMMDSVTRLAMAQREIGLSLGEPPTTKGYTPSVFAMLPKLLERAGTSSGRGTITGLYTVLVEGDDMNEPIADAVRSILDGHIVLTRDLANQNHYPAIDVLRSISRVMADITDLDHKHHAGHVKEIMATYRKAEDLINIGAYAAGSNPKIDMAIRMIDPINRYLKQDIHEAAAFEESVHALASLHE, encoded by the coding sequence ATGTTCAACGCATTATCTTTGGATAAGTACCATGGCATTGTTGACTCAGCGGCACTGATCCGGGCGGGAGGAAGGATAAAAAAGATCGTTGGGATGGTGATTGAAACCAGTGGGCCCGCCGTTCAGATCGGATGTGTCTGTGATATCCATACCGATGGCGGCTCAACCTGTGTCAGTGCGGAAGTGATGGGTTTCCGTGAAGATTCGGTGCTGATGATGCCGTTGGAGGACATCCGCAGTTTGGGGCCCGGTTGCAAGGTGGTCGCGCGGAAAGAAAAAGCACAGGTGGGCGTCGGCAACGCAATGTTGGGTCGGGTGATCGACGGTCTGGGCAATCCCATCGACGGAAAGGGGCCGATCCAGATTGACGACGCCTATCCGGTCTATGCCAACCCCGTCAATCCGCTCTTGCGAAACCGGATTACCAAACCGCTGGATCTGGGCATTCGTGCCATCAACGGGCTTTTGACGATCGGCTGTGGTCAACGCATGGGCATTTTTGCCGGTTCCGGTGTGGGGAAAAGTGTTCTTCTTGGGATGATTGCCAGGCAGACCTCGGCAGAGGTGAACGTTATTGCTCTGATCGGCGAACGGGGCAGGGAACTTAATGAGTTTATCCAAAAGGATTTGGGAGAAGAAGGACTTAAAAGGTCTGTTGTGGTCGTTGCCACCTCCGATCATTTGCCCCTGGTAAGATTGCGGGGTGGTTTTATTGCCACCGCCATTGCCGAGTATTTCAGGGACCAGGGGCGCCACGTGAATCTGATGATGGATTCCGTCACCCGGCTGGCCATGGCCCAGCGTGAAATCGGTCTGTCCCTGGGCGAACCGCCAACCACCAAGGGGTATACCCCCTCGGTGTTTGCCATGTTACCCAAACTACTTGAACGCGCCGGAACGTCATCCGGGCGCGGAACCATTACCGGATTGTACACCGTCCTTGTGGAGGGCGATGACATGAACGAACCCATCGCCGATGCCGTCCGTTCGATCCTTGATGGCCACATTGTGCTAACGCGTGACCTGGCAAACCAGAACCACTACCCGGCAATTGATGTTCTCAGAAGTATCAGCCGGGTCATGGCCGATATTACCGATCTGGACCACAAACACCATGCCGGGCATGTGAAGGAGATTATGGCTACCTACCGTAAAGCCGAAGATCTCATCAACATCGGTGCCTATGCGGCCGGCAGCAACCCGAAAATCGACATGGCCATCCGGATGATCGATCCCATCAACCGTTATTTAAAACAGGATATTCACGAAGCGGCCGCTTTCGAAGAGAGCGTCCATGCGTTAGCCAGCTTGCATGAATAA
- a CDS encoding flagellar hook-length control protein FliK, producing MELGSLIQSFMAPTASTKAVTGTDILTRDFSETVTGTDVNDGQSFLQAISEYLSGSHDRPVSDGPVTDSDMPALEETDLQLAALIAEDPSLAAMVEMLQQDAVADSATEIESIASAFTEMDDDAPMAMPIQTLANGKEVLPEEMLTTGESDGAEWENALLAFETGTQRHGSQPTTEDQLISQEKNIVVPAIKSEDETIIPSNGAASQLRSQMEQTQIDLQGGETRSDNGRLSGPSVSLAEGEMTLSENMPEKNQQIFDAGSQQDEIVTDDEQLAVRSPNMPERDQRLFNGESQQNEIVMDDEQPAARFLSTDSLKSDSKPSSATGSVPGEGTLPSKGETPQKGENSQPEGDDVAAQKKHHQLRTQGESTNASFRETANGGTTPYEASRSDSPAVDSLSQNRAQTTTPFGSPSQPAAESGFNKAVMDQIVEKAMVRSTDTGSEVRVQLKPDSLGDVRMSIISENNQLSVKMITDQHTTKEILESQLNHLRAELDKQGLVVDKIEVMVNTNTDQNQNREQFFQMFRDQQTGNGRGNAGENRQRRQQQQEAQNGGDGNRTQSSVENGISYFA from the coding sequence ATGGAACTGGGAAGCTTGATTCAATCCTTTATGGCGCCAACGGCTTCAACCAAAGCTGTGACGGGCACGGACATTTTGACCAGAGACTTCTCGGAAACGGTAACCGGCACCGATGTCAATGATGGGCAGTCCTTTCTCCAGGCGATCAGTGAGTATCTGTCGGGCAGCCATGATCGGCCGGTGTCAGATGGCCCGGTAACCGATTCAGATATGCCGGCACTCGAGGAAACCGATTTGCAACTGGCCGCCCTGATCGCTGAGGATCCGTCCCTGGCCGCGATGGTGGAAATGCTCCAGCAAGATGCTGTGGCCGATTCTGCCACCGAAATCGAAAGCATCGCATCCGCCTTCACCGAGATGGATGACGATGCGCCAATGGCGATGCCGATCCAAACTTTGGCAAATGGAAAAGAGGTATTGCCCGAGGAAATGCTCACCACCGGCGAGTCAGACGGTGCCGAATGGGAGAACGCCCTGTTGGCTTTCGAAACGGGAACGCAACGGCATGGCAGCCAACCAACGACTGAGGATCAACTGATCTCGCAAGAGAAAAACATTGTGGTTCCCGCCATTAAATCCGAGGACGAAACGATCATCCCTTCAAACGGCGCTGCTTCTCAGTTGCGGTCACAAATGGAACAGACGCAAATTGATCTGCAAGGGGGTGAAACCCGTTCGGACAATGGGCGTCTATCCGGCCCATCCGTTTCGCTGGCTGAGGGGGAAATGACGCTATCGGAAAATATGCCTGAAAAAAATCAGCAGATATTTGATGCCGGGTCACAACAAGATGAAATCGTGACGGATGATGAACAGCTGGCGGTTCGCTCCCCAAATATGCCTGAAAGAGATCAGCGACTGTTTAATGGCGAGTCACAACAAAATGAAATCGTAATGGATGATGAACAGCCGGCGGCTCGCTTCCTTTCCACGGACAGTTTGAAAAGTGACTCCAAACCGTCGTCTGCGACCGGTTCCGTGCCCGGGGAAGGAACACTACCCTCAAAAGGAGAAACTCCGCAAAAAGGAGAGAATTCGCAGCCGGAAGGCGATGACGTGGCCGCCCAAAAAAAGCACCATCAATTGCGGACGCAGGGCGAAAGCACCAACGCATCGTTTCGCGAGACGGCAAATGGCGGCACAACGCCTTATGAAGCGTCAAGGTCCGATTCTCCAGCAGTTGACAGCCTTTCCCAGAACCGGGCGCAGACGACGACACCGTTTGGCAGCCCATCCCAACCGGCGGCGGAGAGTGGTTTTAACAAGGCGGTGATGGATCAGATCGTCGAGAAAGCCATGGTTCGTTCTACCGACACGGGATCAGAGGTTCGTGTTCAGCTGAAACCTGATTCTCTGGGGGATGTCCGCATGAGCATCATCTCGGAAAACAACCAGCTGTCGGTAAAAATGATCACCGATCAACACACAACCAAAGAAATTCTCGAAAGCCAGTTGAATCATCTGAGAGCGGAACTGGACAAGCAGGGACTGGTCGTCGACAAGATCGAGGTCATGGTCAACACCAATACCGATCAAAACCAGAATCGCGAACAGTTTTTCCAGATGTTCCGCGATCAGCAGACTGGCAATGGTCGTGGAAACGCCGGAGAAAACCGGCAGCGGCGGCAGCAGCAGCAAGAGGCACAAAATGGTGGCGATGGAAACAGGACGCAATCGTCGGTAGAAAATGGTATCAGCTATTTCGCCTGA
- a CDS encoding FliH/SctL family protein: protein MANTPKNDSMSTREPCALYYFPEIPSGNAKKPKSAHCTDDFVSGPPKPSCDIASLHSIANEQQDIQAVIEEAFNNGLEQGRSESATALRENVESAVSAFNTAVAEMGHSHQQNIQLMETETVRLALAIAKKIIGYEIEHAPIVSHVVKMAMEKIADPRQLIIRLHPGDIEAVESIKSDLIPIDEGNLAVRIQADDTIQQGGCIIETQLGDVDARIDQQIKTIEALLIDQLPKPADES, encoded by the coding sequence TTGGCTAATACACCCAAAAACGATTCGATGTCCACAAGGGAGCCATGTGCGCTATACTATTTTCCTGAAATACCATCCGGTAACGCAAAGAAACCCAAATCTGCTCATTGCACTGATGACTTCGTCAGCGGCCCCCCCAAACCCAGCTGCGATATCGCGTCCTTGCACTCTATAGCGAATGAACAGCAGGATATTCAAGCCGTTATCGAAGAGGCATTCAACAATGGCCTGGAGCAGGGGCGTTCGGAATCCGCCACCGCCCTCAGGGAAAACGTCGAAAGTGCAGTCTCGGCATTTAATACCGCTGTCGCGGAAATGGGTCACAGCCACCAACAGAATATTCAGTTGATGGAAACGGAAACGGTTCGCCTGGCTTTGGCCATCGCTAAAAAAATTATTGGTTATGAAATTGAGCATGCACCAATTGTCAGCCATGTGGTTAAAATGGCAATGGAGAAAATTGCCGATCCTCGCCAATTGATTATCAGACTGCATCCTGGAGATATCGAAGCAGTTGAATCGATAAAATCGGATTTGATTCCGATCGATGAAGGAAATTTGGCCGTGCGTATCCAAGCGGACGATACGATTCAACAGGGTGGCTGCATTATTGAAACCCAGCTTGGTGATGTCGATGCCAGAATCGACCAGCAGATAAAAACGATCGAAGCATTATTGATCGATCAACTGCCCAAACCCGCTGATGAAAGCTGA
- the fliG gene encoding flagellar motor switch protein FliG has product MDPRNLIGSLKAAILVHAMGWDAIAPVVDQLSKPERNLIFKLQSKLGEISPALVESVAREFLEKAAPPKQIENNKSSEADDAGEESADQRRVKKLKAIQSIPPDLLNQLIQNEHPQTISLVVAHIEPHIASEVMSLLPDELKADVAYRIANLDKVASGMLEEIENVFEEILANKETSTSQKAGGVPRLAEILNMIDSSATEQIIEEIEEDDPELAEKIRQNMFVFDDLVLVDDRGLQKVLRSVESQELAVALKAATNEVKEKIFRNMSQRAAEILKEEMEVSGAVRIKDVTDAQQKVTKIVQDMERKGELVISGRGGEEFVG; this is encoded by the coding sequence ATGGACCCCCGCAATTTAATCGGATCACTAAAAGCGGCAATCCTTGTACATGCCATGGGATGGGATGCGATTGCGCCGGTGGTCGACCAGCTCAGCAAGCCTGAGAGGAACCTGATATTCAAGCTGCAATCCAAATTGGGAGAAATTTCTCCTGCCTTGGTTGAGAGTGTTGCCCGTGAATTTCTTGAAAAAGCGGCCCCTCCCAAACAGATCGAGAATAACAAGTCATCTGAGGCAGACGATGCCGGTGAGGAAAGCGCCGATCAGCGACGGGTAAAAAAACTCAAAGCCATTCAGTCCATCCCCCCGGACCTTCTCAACCAACTGATTCAAAACGAGCACCCACAGACGATTTCCTTGGTGGTGGCCCACATCGAACCGCACATCGCCAGTGAGGTGATGTCACTGTTGCCCGACGAGCTGAAAGCCGACGTAGCCTATCGAATTGCCAATTTGGACAAAGTCGCCTCGGGCATGTTGGAAGAGATCGAAAACGTTTTTGAAGAGATCCTCGCCAACAAAGAGACATCCACCTCGCAAAAGGCTGGCGGTGTACCTCGGTTGGCTGAGATCCTGAACATGATCGACAGCTCCGCTACCGAGCAGATCATCGAAGAAATCGAGGAAGACGATCCGGAGTTGGCTGAAAAGATTCGGCAGAATATGTTTGTTTTTGACGATCTTGTGCTGGTCGATGACCGCGGGTTGCAGAAAGTCCTCCGCTCCGTAGAGTCCCAGGAACTGGCCGTGGCACTAAAGGCAGCGACCAACGAAGTGAAGGAAAAAATATTCCGCAATATGTCCCAACGGGCTGCGGAAATCCTAAAAGAGGAGATGGAGGTCTCCGGTGCCGTCCGGATCAAGGACGTTACGGATGCGCAACAAAAAGTCACCAAGATTGTCCAGGATATGGAACGAAAGGGCGAATTGGTGATCAGCGGGAGAGGAGGGGAGGAATTTGTTGGCTAA